The Thermoproteales archaeon region GATTATAGGAGGAATTGTAGCTTTCTTCTTCCTCTTCAAGGGATTAATTCCTGGAATTCAACTACCATTTACTGGAGGAGAAACTGGTGGAACAGAGCAACAACAACCACCTTCAACAGGAATTTCATGGAATGTTGGTGAATGGGTTAGATACGAGACTAATCAAGGATACACTTTAGAGATAAAAATTGAAGATTTTGAAGTAAAGCAGGGTGTGAACTGTGTCAAGATAGTTCAGAAAATGGAAATGGAAAATGGAGAAATCACGATGACTTTTTGGCTAGACCCCACTACACGCAAAGTCGTATGGTGGCATCAACTAATAAAGATAGGAACTCAAACTGTAGAAAAAGAAGGCCCTGGGGCAGAATTACCAGCAAAAAATAACGTTTGGGTATTCAAAGACTTTGGGAAATACCTAGGGGAGGAAACTATAACAGTTCCAGCTGGAACGTTTAAATGCAAAAAATATTCAAGAAAAACTCCTGGGGGAGAGATGGTTCTTTGGGTTAATGATCAAATACCAATAACTAAGTTAGTGAAGTCAGTGAATAAGAAAGGTGGGCAAGTGGTTTTTGAAATGGAACTCGTCGCGTATGGAGGCTGATAAGGAACAATAAAGCGAATTGAATTTGAAATTAACTCCCATCATTCCATAATTTCGCTGTAAAATAGTCTCCTTTTTTATCTCAAATTTTATTTAGGACTATCAACACGTCTAATTAGTGGAAATACTTAGCTTCTAATTTTCAATAGATAACATTTAAGTTGACTTCATAAAGCTATATATGTTATGGAAATTGCATAAAGACCATGAATTGGGTAGAGAATATGGAGGAGCTTGAAAAGAAAGAGTTAATTAAAGCTATAATTAATGTTTTGAAATTTTCGCCAGCATTTACTAAAAGGGATGAGAAAGAGGTAAAGAAGATATTTAAGAAACTTGAAAAGAGAGAATTGACTTATCTAGCAAACCTATTCGATGAGCTATACGAGTATCTAAGCTCTACTTTACGACAAGAACGGGAATCTTAGATTTCCACAAAATTTTCTCCATAACGCTTCCAAACCGAGGCCTTAACCACCCGCCGACGCCAAAGCCCAAAACGAGGAAATCGTAACCTTTAGCAGATTCTTCTAAAATTTTGCTTACAGGATCTCCCTCGCAGATAATAAAATCCAAGTAGATTTTCATCTCTTCGGCTTTTAATCTGGCATATTCTAAAACCTTTAAGGCTTCTCGAGTAATTTTCATTTTCAAGCTTCTTGGAATAGGTATTGGTGGAGGAGCGACTTCTCGCGTAGTAATGCTTAAGCAAGCTATATTCCTTGAAATTCTTATAGGCACCTCTTCGATGACGTGAATAACGTATATATTTCCTTCAACTTTTTTAGCTATGTCCAAAGCATATTCTAGGGCTTTCTTACTCGCTTCCGAGCCGTTAACGGCAACGAGTATTTTCAAATTTTCACCTCTTGCTTTCCGCTATCTTAAAATGTAAAAGCCCAGTTATAAACCTGCCAACTGCAGAGACTAGCAAAACGATTTTCACAGCCGTTGATTCACTAATGTAGTTCGCTAAAGTTTGAGCAAGCAATCCGCCAGTGATAGAGCCCATAGAAAAGGAGATTCCCATGGAAAGATTGTATAGCGCAGTGTAAGAGCCTCTGCTCTCGACAGGTGTGACGTCTATTAGATAAGCTAGAACTGCCGTGTTTAGAAATGCTACAAGCACGCTTAGAACCATGCTAGTTATTAATATTATAGGAAAATTAGGTAAAAGAGCGTAAGTAACCGCGAAAAAGGTTAAAGCAACACGGCCATAAGCTATGAAAGGCTTTCTACCGTAGCGGTCTATAAAACGGGCAGTGTATAATTGCGTAAATGTTCTAATTATACCCTGAGACACATTTAATACCGCAACTTCTAGCATTCCAAGACCTAGCTCGTTAGCTATAACGTAGGTGAACATGGGCCAGGCTATGGACATGAAGAAGCCGTATAGCGACGATACTATGGTAAACCTGGAAAATATAGGGGTCGTTACCATTTCTTTAAAAACATTTCTAAAACTATACTCCGCTCCAGCAGCTTTAAGCTTCGGCTCTGGAATCAATAAAATCAAAAAACCTGCTAAAATCCCAAAAAATAGTGAGAAAACAAAGGGTAGAATAAATTCGTTTTGTGCTGGGGAAAATTCAGCTAGTAATCCTGCCATAAGCGTGGATACTAATACGCCTATTTCGCTCCAAAGATTTAGATTGGAAGCTAGAACGCCAATATATGATGGAGCGACAAGACTGCCTACAATTGCAAGCCATGCCGGTTGACTAGCAGAGCCTACAATAGCTTGTAAAGACGTGTAAAATATTAATTCTAGAGGTGAACCGCTCAAAATTATAGGAATTAACAATAGGGAGGAAATTAAAGTGCTTAGAAATACTATTAACCTCTTTTTCATAAACTTATCTGATAGATAACCCCAAAAAAGCTGTGCAATATTAGAAAATAGATTCAACATGGAATGAAACAATCCCAGCTCGGCAGGGCTGGCGCCTAGGTATGCTTCAAACAACCCGAAGAACGGCGCCGAGAAACCGTTGCTTATTGAAATAGACAAAGTACGCGTATATACTATTTTTAAAATCCTGTTACTAACTTTTATCTCAGATACTTTTTTGTTTGCCATGTCTCCAAAGCCTACACTTTATCCATTATAGTGTATATAAAATTTTTCTTAAATAACTACTATCTGCGTT contains the following coding sequences:
- a CDS encoding universal stress protein; the encoded protein is MKILVAVNGSEASKKALEYALDIAKKVEGNIYVIHVIEEVPIRISRNIACLSITTREVAPPPIPIPRSLKMKITREALKVLEYARLKAEEMKIYLDFIICEGDPVSKILEESAKGYDFLVLGFGVGGWLRPRFGSVMEKILWKSKIPVLVVK
- a CDS encoding MFS transporter; this translates as MANKKVSEIKVSNRILKIVYTRTLSISISNGFSAPFFGLFEAYLGASPAELGLFHSMLNLFSNIAQLFWGYLSDKFMKKRLIVFLSTLISSLLLIPIILSGSPLELIFYTSLQAIVGSASQPAWLAIVGSLVAPSYIGVLASNLNLWSEIGVLVSTLMAGLLAEFSPAQNEFILPFVFSLFFGILAGFLILLIPEPKLKAAGAEYSFRNVFKEMVTTPIFSRFTIVSSLYGFFMSIAWPMFTYVIANELGLGMLEVAVLNVSQGIIRTFTQLYTARFIDRYGRKPFIAYGRVALTFFAVTYALLPNFPIILITSMVLSVLVAFLNTAVLAYLIDVTPVESRGSYTALYNLSMGISFSMGSITGGLLAQTLANYISESTAVKIVLLVSAVGRFITGLLHFKIAESKR